In the genome of alpha proteobacterium U9-1i, one region contains:
- a CDS encoding soluble pyridine nucleotide transhydrogenase, which translates to MAHYDLIVIGSGPAGRRAAVQAAKLKKSVLVIEKGRRVGGVCVHTGTIPSKTLRETVLNLSGWRERGIYGRGHRAKADISAEDLRRRLQITLDHEVEVLEHQFARNAVTWITGAARFIDAHAIEVMLDNGEVRHVHGDRVLLAVGTQPYRPAYVPFDGDAILDADEILDLKRLPRSLAVIGASVIGIEYATIFSALDVKVTVIEPSDGLLGFIDRELVDEFIHDLRDRGVTLRFRSKVERVERAGKDACLIQLEDRRHIWSEMVLFAAGRIGATESLNLAAAGLSADERGRISVDKATFRTAQPHIYAVGDVIGFPSLASTSMEQGRIAACHAFGEPAHAPPEFFPYGIYSVPEISTIGMTEEQVREKRIPFETGIARFRETSRGHIMGLNSGFMKMIFALETRRLLGVHIVGEGATELIHIGQAVLNLEGTLDYFVENTFNYPTLAEAYKIAALDAWNRMPKRQPSAESFTQLAQAAVDRLNAIARSA; encoded by the coding sequence ATGGCGCACTACGATTTGATCGTGATCGGTTCCGGGCCTGCAGGCCGGCGCGCCGCGGTGCAGGCCGCCAAGCTCAAAAAATCTGTCCTCGTGATCGAGAAAGGCCGCCGCGTCGGCGGCGTCTGCGTTCATACCGGCACCATCCCGTCCAAAACGTTGCGCGAAACGGTGCTCAACCTCTCAGGTTGGCGTGAGCGCGGCATCTATGGCCGCGGCCATCGCGCCAAGGCCGACATCAGCGCCGAGGACCTCCGCCGCCGCCTCCAAATCACGCTCGACCACGAGGTCGAGGTGTTGGAGCATCAGTTCGCCCGCAACGCCGTCACATGGATCACAGGTGCGGCCCGTTTCATCGACGCGCACGCGATTGAGGTGATGTTGGACAACGGTGAAGTGCGCCATGTCCATGGCGACCGCGTTCTGCTTGCGGTCGGCACGCAACCGTACCGCCCGGCCTATGTGCCGTTCGACGGCGACGCGATCCTCGACGCCGACGAGATTTTGGACCTGAAACGTCTACCCCGCTCACTCGCCGTCATCGGCGCGAGCGTGATCGGCATCGAATACGCCACGATCTTTTCCGCGCTCGACGTCAAGGTCACCGTGATCGAGCCCAGTGACGGGCTGCTGGGCTTCATCGATCGCGAACTGGTGGACGAGTTCATCCACGATCTGCGCGACCGTGGCGTCACCCTGCGCTTCCGCTCCAAGGTCGAGCGTGTGGAGCGCGCCGGCAAGGATGCGTGCCTCATCCAATTGGAAGATCGCCGCCATATCTGGTCGGAGATGGTGTTGTTCGCCGCCGGCCGCATTGGCGCGACAGAAAGCTTAAACCTCGCCGCCGCTGGCCTCTCCGCTGACGAACGCGGCCGCATTAGCGTCGACAAAGCCACTTTCCGCACTGCACAACCGCACATCTACGCCGTAGGCGACGTCATCGGCTTTCCGTCCTTAGCCTCAACGTCAATGGAGCAGGGCCGCATCGCCGCGTGCCACGCCTTCGGCGAACCGGCGCATGCCCCGCCGGAATTTTTTCCCTACGGCATCTACTCCGTGCCAGAGATTTCAACCATCGGCATGACCGAGGAGCAAGTGCGCGAGAAGCGCATTCCGTTCGAAACCGGCATCGCGCGCTTCCGCGAAACATCGCGCGGTCACATCATGGGGCTCAATTCCGGTTTCATGAAAATGATCTTCGCGCTCGAAACGCGGCGTCTCCTGGGCGTCCACATCGTCGGCGAAGGCGCGACTGAGTTGATCCATATCGGCCAAGCCGTGCTCAACCTCGAAGGCACGCTCGATTACTTTGTCGAGAACACGTTCAACTATCCAACGCTCGCGGAAGCCTACAAGATCGCCGCGCTCGACGCATGGAACCGCATGCCAAAACGCCAGCCGAGCGCCGAAAGCTTTACGCAACTCGCGCAAGCTGCCGTCGATCGCCTCAACGCCATCGCGCGCAGCGCTTAG
- a CDS encoding predicted enzyme of the cupin superfamily — protein MTRVIRSAGTGVESIEPIAADRLVEGAPTTRTILDYEDPEHRTFVGEWFGEIGAWRVKYEEFEFCYVLEGVCELVGDDGVTQKFCAGDSFVIEPGFTGVWRVIEPMRKKFVVRL, from the coding sequence GTGACGCGCGTGATCCGCAGCGCCGGAACCGGCGTCGAAAGCATCGAGCCAATCGCCGCTGATCGCCTCGTCGAAGGCGCGCCGACGACGCGCACGATCCTCGACTATGAGGACCCAGAACACAGAACATTCGTAGGCGAGTGGTTCGGCGAAATCGGCGCTTGGCGCGTCAAATACGAAGAGTTCGAATTCTGCTACGTGCTTGAAGGGGTCTGTGAGCTAGTCGGCGACGACGGCGTGACGCAAAAATTCTGCGCCGGCGACAGCTTTGTCATCGAGCCCGGCTTCACCGGCGTGTGGCGGGTGATCGAACCCATGCGCAAGAAATTCGTCGTGCGTTTGTGA
- a CDS encoding Mll7596 protein yields MLRNEGGTAAVEFAIIAPVLIAMLMGIISFGSYFWTAHTVQQMANDAARAAIGGLSDPERTELARASLSAGMADQGMMDPTRMSVEISRTGPSLTVSVAYDASDSIFAALSSLIPITETRVERSASIRLGGL; encoded by the coding sequence ATGCTGCGCAACGAAGGAGGCACAGCCGCCGTCGAGTTCGCGATCATCGCGCCGGTGTTGATTGCCATGTTGATGGGCATCATCTCGTTCGGAAGCTATTTCTGGACGGCGCACACGGTGCAGCAGATGGCCAACGACGCCGCGCGGGCCGCGATTGGCGGACTGAGCGATCCTGAACGAACGGAACTGGCCCGCGCGAGCCTCAGTGCAGGCATGGCCGATCAGGGCATGATGGATCCAACGCGCATGAGCGTTGAGATCAGCCGCACCGGTCCTTCGCTCACGGTCTCCGTTGCCTACGACGCCAGCGACAGCATTTTCGCCGCGCTCTCAAGCCTTATTCCGATCACCGAAACGCGCGTGGAGCGCAGCGCCTCCATCCGCCTGGGCGGGCTCTGA
- a CDS encoding transmembrane protein → MHAFLRNKNGATAVTTALTAVVLVGFAGLAVDVGNVYLNTRRLQGIADLAAISAASDLPRARERAGEAVRLNNWPGNVRISTDTGAYRPNPDVPAARRFSADGAGRNAARVQLRADTPLYFAAMFVPEGRMSFTREAVAAQSRLAAFSVGTRLLSLDGGALNALLSGLTGSNVSLSVMDYRNLASADVDLFDYLDALRTRVDLEAASYDEALDARVRPGDALGAVTDVLAQHQHPGAPAMDRLARSATGLGSVDGLSDLIDVGPYGSQDINMTAESARVRVNALDLATAVLELANGERQVQLNLASGVPGLATTQVWLAIGERPNNSPWLSVTDDRDVIVRTAQARLYVETRVGAGGLLGSVRVPILVELASAEARLRDVECGDDPSRHSVTLEASPSIGMLALADIDRTRLNNFRQDLTLRPARLVDLALLKVDGAARIDVGGDAWRSVRFSGDDIAQGRVRSVATRDAANATVSSLLGNTNVTVRPLGLSTGPVTAALRPALATAASGLDPLINGLTDLLGIKLGEADLRVTGVRCGAAALVL, encoded by the coding sequence ATGCACGCGTTTCTCCGTAACAAGAACGGCGCGACCGCCGTGACGACGGCGCTGACGGCGGTGGTGTTGGTGGGGTTCGCCGGCCTCGCCGTTGACGTTGGCAATGTGTACCTCAACACGCGCCGCCTGCAGGGCATCGCCGACCTTGCGGCGATCTCCGCCGCCAGCGATCTGCCACGCGCGCGCGAACGTGCGGGCGAAGCGGTGCGGCTCAACAATTGGCCGGGCAATGTCCGCATCAGCACCGATACGGGCGCCTACCGGCCAAATCCTGATGTCCCGGCGGCGCGGCGGTTCAGCGCCGACGGCGCTGGCCGCAACGCCGCGCGCGTGCAGCTTCGCGCGGACACGCCGCTCTACTTCGCGGCGATGTTCGTGCCGGAAGGCCGCATGTCGTTCACCCGGGAGGCTGTCGCGGCGCAGAGCCGATTGGCGGCGTTTTCAGTTGGTACGCGACTGCTTTCGCTCGATGGCGGCGCGCTGAATGCGCTGCTGAGCGGACTGACAGGCTCCAACGTCTCTTTGTCGGTGATGGACTATCGCAACCTGGCAAGCGCGGATGTTGACCTGTTTGATTATCTCGACGCGCTGCGCACGCGCGTCGACCTCGAAGCGGCGAGCTACGATGAAGCACTTGATGCGCGCGTGCGGCCGGGGGACGCGCTCGGCGCAGTTACAGATGTGCTCGCGCAACACCAACATCCAGGCGCACCGGCGATGGATCGGCTCGCGCGCTCGGCGACGGGATTGGGTTCGGTCGATGGGCTCTCTGACTTGATCGACGTGGGGCCCTACGGGTCGCAAGATATCAACATGACGGCCGAGAGCGCGCGCGTGCGCGTCAACGCGCTCGATCTCGCGACCGCCGTGCTTGAGTTGGCCAACGGCGAGCGCCAGGTGCAACTTAACCTCGCCAGCGGCGTACCCGGCCTCGCGACCACGCAAGTGTGGCTTGCCATCGGCGAACGGCCGAACAATTCACCTTGGTTGAGCGTGACCGACGATCGCGACGTAATCGTACGCACCGCGCAAGCGCGGCTTTATGTTGAGACACGCGTTGGCGCTGGCGGCTTGCTGGGCTCGGTGCGCGTACCGATTTTGGTCGAGCTTGCGAGCGCGGAAGCGCGCCTGCGCGACGTTGAATGCGGCGACGATCCCAGCCGGCACAGCGTAACTTTGGAAGCTTCGCCCTCGATTGGGATGCTCGCGCTCGCGGACATCGATCGCACGCGGCTCAACAATTTCCGCCAGGATTTGACTTTGCGCCCTGCTCGCCTGGTTGATCTTGCGCTGCTTAAAGTCGATGGCGCTGCGCGCATAGATGTCGGCGGCGACGCTTGGCGCAGCGTGCGCTTCAGCGGCGATGACATCGCACAGGGGCGCGTCCGCTCCGTGGCCACACGCGACGCAGCCAACGCCACGGTTTCGAGTTTGCTCGGCAATACAAATGTCACGGTGCGCCCGCTCGGGCTCAGCACCGGCCCGGTGACCGCCGCGCTCCGCCCGGCGCTGGCGACGGCCGCAAGCGGACTTGACCCCCTGATCAACGGGCTGACGGACTTGCTTGGGATCAAATTGGGCGAAGCAGATTTGCGCGTCACCGGCGTTCGCTGCGGCGCCGCGGCCTTAGTGCTCTAG
- a CDS encoding pyrroline-5-carboxylate reductase: MDSPSVALIGAGAMGGALVRGWIEAVRKGGGLTLTVVEPNFDPELEQALDAVGAVLNPPTPGPVDVLVLAVKPQTFAQAAVMSRQFVGPDTRVLSVMAGVTLETLARELGAPRVVRAMPNSPARIGRGVTAYVAAPACTAEDRQLIEQLLEPLGSVEPIAAERLMDVVTAVSGSGPAYVFLLAEVLAAAAEQEGLDKDTAMRLASRTVAGAGALMLETDDPPGVLRKQVTSPGGTTEAALDVLGAADGLGPLLRRAVSKAAQRSRDLGKR, translated from the coding sequence ATGGATTCGCCCTCGGTCGCGCTGATCGGCGCCGGCGCTATGGGCGGTGCGCTCGTGCGCGGCTGGATCGAAGCTGTCCGCAAGGGCGGCGGGCTGACGCTGACGGTTGTTGAACCGAACTTCGATCCGGAATTGGAGCAGGCGCTCGATGCGGTCGGCGCGGTGCTTAATCCGCCAACGCCCGGGCCCGTCGACGTTCTCGTGCTCGCGGTCAAGCCGCAAACCTTCGCGCAAGCGGCGGTCATGTCTCGCCAATTTGTCGGGCCTGATACGCGCGTGCTGTCCGTTATGGCCGGCGTCACATTGGAAACGCTTGCGCGCGAATTGGGCGCGCCGCGCGTCGTTCGGGCCATGCCCAACAGCCCCGCGCGCATCGGTCGTGGCGTAACGGCCTATGTTGCCGCGCCCGCGTGCACGGCGGAAGATCGCCAGTTGATCGAGCAATTGCTCGAACCGCTTGGCAGCGTCGAGCCGATCGCAGCCGAACGGCTCATGGATGTCGTCACCGCCGTTTCAGGCTCCGGGCCGGCTTACGTGTTCCTGCTGGCCGAAGTGCTCGCTGCCGCCGCCGAGCAAGAAGGCTTGGACAAAGACACCGCGATGCGTCTCGCCAGCCGCACCGTCGCCGGCGCCGGCGCACTGATGCTGGAGACGGACGATCCGCCGGGCGTTTTACGCAAACAAGTAACGTCCCCGGGCGGAACAACTGAAGCAGCGCTTGATGTACTCGGCGCCGCCGATGGCTTAGGGCCGTTGCTGCGCCGCGCCGTCAGCAAAGCCGCGCAGCGCTCACGCGATCTGGGTAAACGCTAG
- a CDS encoding uracil DNA glycosylase codes for MRMDLYLDDEIETSSDPMDTVEAVIASDDRFSSERAEDGDVHFSFKCTWGETVGYFSYREELPALLFTLGFDIQAPVSRRDEAIKLACQINENLWLGHFDVWSDDGTIIFRHAMPMIGRDEISVGEVQAMLAAALDAAERFQPAFNFLILGGMVAADAAQAALFETIGEA; via the coding sequence ATGCGCATGGATCTCTATCTCGACGACGAAATCGAGACGTCGTCCGATCCGATGGACACCGTGGAGGCTGTGATCGCCTCTGACGATCGCTTCAGCTCCGAACGCGCGGAAGATGGCGACGTCCATTTCAGCTTCAAGTGCACCTGGGGCGAAACGGTCGGCTATTTCAGCTACCGCGAAGAGCTGCCAGCGCTTCTGTTCACGCTCGGCTTCGACATTCAGGCGCCGGTTTCGCGCCGCGACGAAGCCATCAAGCTGGCGTGTCAGATCAATGAAAACCTCTGGCTCGGCCATTTCGATGTGTGGTCCGACGATGGCACCATCATTTTCCGCCACGCCATGCCGATGATCGGGCGTGACGAAATCTCGGTCGGCGAGGTGCAGGCCATGCTGGCGGCTGCGCTCGACGCGGCCGAGCGCTTCCAGCCGGCGTTCAATTTCCTTATCCTCGGCGGCATGGTGGCCGCGGACGCCGCGCAGGCGGCGTTGTTCGAGACCATCGGCGAAGCCTAA
- a CDS encoding acyl-CoA synthase — protein sequence MLIASVQYADTPDAIALSDERVALSWRQMAEMAARGASALLAPDPPQPLRVAIFATNSTETVIAYIAALRAGVSSVPLNFHLTAEEAAYILKDSGASILFVSPETAEAGLAAAKLAGVTRVIGWRTNFTGVESFEDWLANAPASEPPSTMPAQPHLHYTSGTTGKPKGVETPPNMFPENVTVAEAFETFAAEVRATGFQGPVLTVSPLYHTSPMRAVRLVAGGAPLVTMARFDGEATLAAIEKYGVSTIHMTPTHFVRLLDLPDATRRKYDLSSLRKVRHTGAACPAHVKRAMIEWWGPVIIEVYGATESGPVTSISSEEWLERPGSVGRCIPPFEVEVYSEDGARLGANAFGVLYFHDTTGRGIRYFNDADKSARSHIKPGTFSLGEMGYVDDAGYVFVTDRISDMIVSGGVNIYPAEIEHALLEHPAIHDVAVIGVPNAEMGEEVRALVVLEPGAAVPSTAELDGFCRERLAGFKRPRSYEFVPDVGRNALGKVNKRALRAPYWADAPR from the coding sequence GTGCTGATTGCATCCGTCCAATATGCTGACACCCCTGACGCGATCGCTTTGAGCGATGAGCGCGTTGCGCTGTCGTGGCGGCAGATGGCGGAGATGGCGGCGCGGGGCGCGAGCGCATTGCTGGCGCCTGATCCACCACAGCCGCTGCGCGTGGCGATCTTCGCGACAAACAGCACGGAAACCGTGATCGCTTACATCGCCGCGTTGCGCGCGGGCGTGTCGAGCGTGCCGCTCAATTTTCACCTGACCGCGGAAGAAGCAGCCTACATCCTCAAGGATTCCGGCGCGTCGATTTTGTTCGTGAGCCCCGAAACCGCGGAAGCCGGCTTGGCGGCGGCGAAGCTTGCGGGCGTGACGCGCGTGATCGGTTGGCGCACCAATTTCACGGGCGTGGAGAGCTTCGAGGATTGGTTGGCGAACGCGCCTGCCAGCGAACCGCCTTCGACCATGCCGGCGCAGCCGCATCTTCACTACACCTCCGGCACGACAGGCAAACCGAAGGGCGTTGAGACGCCGCCGAATATGTTTCCAGAGAACGTCACCGTCGCCGAGGCGTTCGAAACGTTCGCGGCGGAGGTCCGCGCCACGGGCTTTCAAGGGCCGGTGCTCACGGTGAGCCCACTCTATCACACGAGCCCGATGCGCGCCGTGCGGCTCGTCGCGGGCGGCGCGCCTTTGGTGACGATGGCGCGGTTCGACGGCGAGGCCACGCTCGCGGCGATCGAGAAATATGGCGTGAGCACCATCCACATGACGCCGACGCATTTCGTGCGCCTGCTCGATCTGCCGGACGCGACGCGACGCAAATACGATCTCTCAAGCTTGCGCAAAGTGCGCCACACGGGTGCGGCCTGCCCTGCGCATGTGAAGCGGGCGATGATCGAATGGTGGGGGCCGGTGATCATCGAAGTGTATGGCGCGACGGAATCCGGGCCGGTGACGTCGATCTCCTCGGAGGAATGGCTGGAGCGGCCAGGCTCCGTGGGGCGCTGCATTCCGCCGTTTGAGGTTGAGGTTTATTCGGAAGACGGCGCGCGGCTGGGCGCGAATGCATTTGGCGTGCTCTATTTCCACGACACGACCGGCCGCGGCATTCGCTACTTCAACGATGCGGACAAATCCGCGCGCTCACACATCAAGCCGGGCACGTTCAGCCTTGGCGAGATGGGCTACGTGGACGATGCAGGCTACGTGTTCGTCACCGACCGCATCTCCGACATGATCGTCTCGGGCGGCGTCAACATTTACCCTGCCGAGATCGAGCATGCTTTGCTCGAACATCCGGCCATTCACGATGTCGCGGTGATTGGCGTACCGAATGCGGAAATGGGCGAAGAAGTGCGCGCGCTCGTGGTGCTCGAACCCGGCGCGGCGGTCCCATCAACCGCGGAGTTGGACGGCTTTTGCCGCGAGCGCCTCGCTGGCTTCAAGCGCCCGCGCTCGTACGAATTTGTGCCCGACGTCGGCCGCAACGCTCTCGGCAAGGTAAACAAGCGCGCCCTGCGCGCGCCCTATTGGGCCGACGCGCCGCGTTAA
- a CDS encoding hypothetical protein (FIG018229): MQSQSSVFDDLARLMTGAMGLAQGAGQEAQGFLRAQADRFVAEMDLVSRDEFEAVKQMATDARAEADELRERVAALEAALKGK, encoded by the coding sequence ATGCAATCGCAAAGCTCCGTGTTCGATGATCTGGCCCGGCTGATGACCGGGGCGATGGGCCTGGCCCAAGGCGCCGGCCAGGAGGCGCAGGGCTTCCTGCGCGCCCAGGCGGACCGTTTTGTGGCCGAGATGGACCTTGTGAGCCGTGACGAGTTCGAAGCCGTCAAGCAAATGGCGACCGACGCCCGCGCCGAGGCCGACGAACTGCGCGAGCGGGTCGCGGCGCTCGAGGCGGCGCTGAAGGGGAAGTAG
- a CDS encoding prolipoprotein diacylglyceryl transferase, protein MIFEAIQFPNIDPAALTIPPIFGLGPFHLRWYALAYIAGLVLGWRWMVWLIRRDRLWAPNKPALSVPQADDFLFWATLGVILGGRLGYVLFYKPDMIWKNPVEILQIWQGGMSFHGGLIGVAIAAIWFTRQLHVDETQFASLAKKHAVAEPPSGERGAYMEFKGLGWLKKSEAESLREKTKTEKVDLLRLGDIAAAAAPIGLFFGRIANFINGELWGRVTDGPFGVVFCNDRLRDFTGNCAAGNEPRHPSQLYEAALEGVALFAIINIATLRFDSLRRPGVNTGLFLIFYGIFRAILETVREPDAHMPEALRGIVTMGMLLSIPMILIGAWLIRRAYVSPKLAAA, encoded by the coding sequence GTGATTTTCGAAGCGATTCAATTCCCCAACATCGATCCGGCGGCGTTGACCATCCCGCCGATCTTCGGCCTGGGGCCGTTTCACCTGCGCTGGTATGCGCTGGCTTACATCGCCGGCCTCGTGCTCGGCTGGCGCTGGATGGTGTGGCTGATCCGGCGCGATCGGCTGTGGGCGCCGAACAAGCCGGCGCTCAGCGTGCCGCAGGCGGACGATTTCCTGTTCTGGGCGACGCTTGGCGTCATCCTCGGCGGGCGGCTGGGGTACGTGCTCTTCTACAAGCCGGACATGATCTGGAAGAACCCGGTCGAGATCCTGCAAATCTGGCAGGGCGGCATGAGCTTCCATGGCGGCCTGATCGGCGTCGCGATCGCGGCGATCTGGTTCACGCGCCAGCTGCACGTGGATGAAACGCAATTTGCATCGCTGGCGAAGAAGCATGCCGTCGCCGAGCCGCCATCGGGCGAGCGCGGCGCGTACATGGAGTTTAAGGGCCTCGGCTGGCTGAAGAAGAGCGAGGCCGAAAGCCTCCGCGAAAAAACCAAGACCGAGAAAGTCGATCTGCTGCGCTTGGGCGATATCGCCGCCGCAGCTGCGCCGATCGGGCTCTTCTTCGGACGCATCGCCAATTTCATCAATGGCGAGCTTTGGGGCCGTGTCACCGACGGGCCGTTCGGCGTTGTGTTCTGCAACGATCGCCTGCGGGATTTCACCGGCAATTGCGCCGCCGGCAACGAACCGCGCCATCCAAGCCAATTGTACGAAGCCGCACTCGAAGGCGTCGCCTTGTTCGCGATCATCAACATCGCCACGTTGCGGTTTGACTCGCTGCGCCGGCCCGGCGTGAACACCGGCTTGTTCTTGATCTTCTACGGCATCTTCCGCGCGATCCTCGAAACCGTCCGCGAACCCGATGCGCATATGCCGGAAGCTTTGCGCGGTATCGTCACCATGGGCATGCTGCTCTCGATCCCAATGATCCTCATCGGCGCCTGGCTGATACGGCGGGCCTACGTTTCTCCCAAATTAGCGGCCGCGTGA